In a single window of the Nitrospirota bacterium genome:
- a CDS encoding GspE/PulE family protein, with protein MQAKALPQNLQELQQKVEYAEHVKRITNQIHAASDIDTILLDLHNDILGLFDAEDLTLYAVDPEKKEIFSKVPHIDKVEEVRIPITEQSLAGFCAKYLRPVNIADAYNQAELTSIHPSLVHDSSYDKKTGFRTKQVLTYPIVADNKYLMGVLQLLNKKSGGRFTRKDEESVAEIAKALGIAFYNLRKLAKKTPTKFDYLVANNRITQAELDTAIAEARKGQSDIETILIEKYKVPKADIGKSLAQFHRCPYIEYNERTLVDPELLRNLNIDYLKKNHWMPLKRDKTAIEILTDDPGDLDRVQDIKRTFPGLNIRFAVSLRRDIAQFLAAATGQGDTLSKLNESVSDILGELVSEAQQEAEEEASAASGLDENDSAIVRLANQIIADAYKLGCSDIHIEPYGEKRETLVRFRVDGSCFEYMKIPPSYRRAIVSRLKIMASLDIAERRKPQDGKIKFKLAENKEIELRVATVPTAGYNEDVVMRILAASEPLPLDRMGFSERNLRELKKIAEKPYGIILCVGPTGSGKTTTLHSVLGYINKPERKIWTAEDPVEITQYGLRQVQVHPKIGFTFAAAMRAFLRADPDVIMVGEMRDKETADIGIEASLTGHLVFSTLHTNSSVETVTRLLDMGCDSFSFADAMLGVLAQRLAKRICKECKESYHPSQEEYDELRSGYGAEAWDRLGATYDNSFQLYRGKGCEACNNTGFKGRIALHELLLGTDRMKRLIQAKAKTEEMLKVALEEGMTTLVQDGIEKVLQGYTTYKQVKAVAIK; from the coding sequence ATGCAAGCAAAAGCTTTACCGCAGAACCTTCAAGAGCTTCAGCAAAAGGTCGAATATGCCGAGCACGTCAAACGCATCACCAACCAGATTCACGCCGCCAGCGACATCGATACGATTCTGTTGGATTTGCACAACGATATCCTGGGTCTCTTCGACGCCGAAGACTTGACGCTCTACGCCGTCGATCCGGAGAAGAAAGAAATCTTTTCGAAGGTTCCGCACATCGACAAGGTCGAGGAAGTCCGCATCCCCATTACCGAACAGAGCCTCGCCGGCTTCTGCGCCAAGTACCTGCGGCCCGTCAACATCGCCGACGCCTACAATCAGGCCGAGCTGACCAGCATCCATCCTTCGCTCGTCCACGACAGTTCCTACGACAAGAAGACCGGGTTCCGCACGAAACAAGTGCTGACGTACCCCATCGTGGCGGACAACAAGTACCTGATGGGCGTCCTGCAACTGCTGAACAAGAAGAGCGGCGGGCGGTTCACGCGCAAGGACGAGGAGTCCGTCGCGGAGATCGCCAAAGCGCTGGGCATCGCCTTCTACAATCTGCGCAAGCTCGCGAAGAAAACCCCGACGAAATTCGACTACCTTGTCGCCAACAACCGGATCACCCAGGCGGAGCTGGATACCGCCATCGCCGAAGCCCGCAAGGGCCAGTCCGACATCGAGACCATCCTGATCGAAAAATACAAGGTCCCCAAGGCAGACATCGGCAAGTCGCTGGCTCAGTTCCACCGATGTCCCTACATCGAGTACAACGAACGAACACTGGTGGACCCGGAGTTACTGAGAAACCTCAACATCGACTATCTGAAGAAGAACCATTGGATGCCACTCAAGCGGGACAAGACCGCCATCGAGATCTTGACCGACGACCCAGGCGACCTGGACCGGGTCCAGGATATCAAACGGACCTTCCCCGGCCTGAACATCCGGTTTGCGGTGAGCCTCCGTCGCGATATCGCGCAATTCCTAGCCGCGGCAACCGGGCAGGGCGACACGCTCAGCAAGCTCAACGAAAGCGTGTCCGACATTCTCGGAGAGCTCGTCAGCGAGGCCCAGCAGGAAGCGGAGGAAGAAGCCTCCGCCGCCAGCGGTCTCGACGAGAACGACAGCGCGATCGTCCGATTGGCCAACCAGATCATCGCCGACGCTTACAAGCTGGGCTGCTCCGATATTCACATCGAGCCCTACGGCGAAAAACGGGAGACGCTAGTCCGCTTCCGTGTGGACGGCAGTTGTTTCGAGTACATGAAGATTCCGCCAAGCTACCGGCGGGCCATCGTCTCGCGTCTCAAGATCATGGCCAGCCTGGACATCGCCGAACGCCGCAAACCGCAGGACGGCAAGATCAAATTCAAGCTGGCCGAGAACAAGGAAATTGAGCTTCGCGTCGCCACGGTCCCGACGGCCGGATATAACGAAGACGTCGTCATGCGTATTCTGGCCGCGAGTGAACCGTTGCCCTTGGACAGGATGGGCTTTTCGGAGCGCAATCTACGGGAACTGAAAAAGATCGCCGAGAAGCCGTACGGCATCATCCTCTGCGTCGGACCGACGGGCTCCGGGAAAACGACCACCCTGCACTCGGTACTGGGATACATCAACAAACCGGAACGAAAGATCTGGACCGCGGAGGACCCTGTCGAAATTACCCAGTACGGCCTGCGGCAGGTTCAGGTCCACCCGAAAATCGGATTCACCTTCGCGGCAGCCATGCGGGCGTTTCTGCGAGCCGACCCGGACGTGATCATGGTCGGCGAGATGCGGGACAAAGAGACGGCCGATATCGGCATCGAAGCGTCGTTGACCGGTCACTTGGTGTTCAGCACCTTACACACCAACAGCTCGGTCGAAACGGTCACCCGGCTTCTGGACATGGGGTGCGACTCCTTCAGCTTCGCCGACGCGATGCTGGGCGTGCTCGCCCAGCGTCTGGCCAAGCGTATTTGCAAGGAGTGCAAGGAGTCCTACCACCCCTCGCAGGAAGAGTACGACGAACTCCGGAGCGGCTATGGAGCGGAGGCCTGGGACAGGCTCGGCGCCACGTACGACAATTCATTCCAGCTCTATCGCGGCAAGGGCTGTGAAGCCTGCAACAATACCGGCTTCAAGGGCCGGATCGCCTTGCATGAGCTTCTCCTGGGCACCGACCGCATGAAGCGGCTGATTCAGGCGAAGGCCAAAACGGAAGAGATGCTGAAGGTCGCTTTGGAGGAAGGCATGACGACGCTGGTACAGGACGGTATCGAGAAAGTCCTCCAGGGCTACACGACGTACAAGCAGGTCAAGGCGGTCGCGATCAAGTAA
- a CDS encoding proline--tRNA ligase — MRTSQILIPTLRDDPGEAETVSHRLMLRAGMIRKVAAGIYTYLPLGLRVIRKIEHIIREEMNRAGAQEVLMPIASPAELWRETGRWDYYGKELLRFKDRHDRDFCLGPTHEEVITDLFRREVRSYRQLPLNFYQIQTKFRDEIRPRFGLMRGREFIMKDAYSFDRDEEGAKLSYQKMYDAYTRIFTRCGLTFRAVEADTGLIGGSSSHEFMVLAETGEETIVYSDQGSYAANVERAEVLPEPERSPEAPRPLREVATPNCRTVEEVTAFLKIPPQRLVKTLLYKTPKDSIAVLVRGDHDVNEIKLKKVLGVQESELADPETVAALTGAPVGFAGPIGLAQVRIVADQAVRAMRNFVVGGNKADTHYVDANWDRDFIVEQFADLRNARAGDPSPRGDGILKVAKGIEVGHVFMLGTKYSQAMKATFLDPQGRETLAVMGCYGIGVGRTAAAAIEQHHDAKGITWPVPIAPFHVHLLPLSPSDQVSRLAQSLYDSLVAAGVEVLWDDRDERAGVKFNDADLIGAPFQLLVGDKGLAQGTVELKERRTGAVTKIAPDQVLSKIQALLSDTSGGA, encoded by the coding sequence ATGCGCACCTCGCAAATTCTCATCCCCACTCTTCGCGATGATCCGGGCGAAGCCGAGACCGTCAGCCACCGGTTGATGTTACGAGCCGGCATGATCCGGAAGGTCGCCGCCGGCATTTACACCTATCTTCCCCTCGGTCTCCGCGTCATCCGGAAAATCGAGCACATCATCCGGGAAGAAATGAACCGGGCCGGCGCGCAGGAAGTGCTGATGCCCATCGCGTCACCGGCCGAGCTGTGGCGCGAGACCGGGCGCTGGGACTACTACGGGAAGGAGCTGCTCCGCTTCAAGGACCGGCACGATCGGGACTTCTGCCTGGGCCCCACGCACGAGGAAGTCATCACGGATCTCTTCCGGCGCGAGGTTCGGTCATACCGCCAGCTCCCGCTCAACTTCTATCAGATCCAGACCAAGTTTCGCGACGAGATCCGCCCTCGCTTCGGCCTCATGCGGGGGCGGGAATTCATCATGAAGGACGCCTACAGTTTCGATCGGGACGAAGAAGGCGCCAAGCTGAGCTATCAGAAGATGTACGACGCCTACACGCGCATCTTCACGCGGTGCGGGCTGACCTTCCGCGCAGTCGAAGCCGACACGGGCCTGATCGGCGGGTCTTCCTCCCACGAGTTCATGGTGCTGGCGGAGACGGGCGAAGAGACGATCGTCTATAGCGACCAGGGCAGCTATGCGGCCAACGTCGAGCGGGCCGAAGTGTTGCCCGAACCGGAGCGTTCGCCAGAGGCGCCTCGGCCGCTCCGGGAAGTCGCCACGCCGAATTGCCGCACGGTGGAGGAGGTGACTGCGTTCCTCAAGATTCCCCCGCAGCGTCTGGTGAAGACGCTGCTGTACAAGACCCCCAAGGACTCGATCGCCGTGCTGGTCCGCGGCGATCACGACGTCAACGAGATCAAATTGAAAAAAGTGCTCGGCGTGCAGGAAAGCGAGCTGGCCGATCCCGAGACGGTCGCCGCGCTGACCGGGGCGCCGGTCGGGTTCGCGGGACCGATCGGGCTCGCACAGGTCCGCATCGTCGCGGACCAGGCCGTGAGGGCGATGCGCAACTTCGTGGTCGGAGGAAACAAAGCCGACACGCACTACGTCGACGCGAACTGGGACCGCGATTTCATCGTGGAGCAGTTTGCCGACCTGCGGAACGCTCGAGCCGGCGACCCGTCGCCGAGAGGCGACGGAATCCTGAAAGTCGCCAAGGGAATCGAAGTGGGCCACGTCTTCATGCTGGGCACCAAATACAGCCAGGCGATGAAGGCCACCTTCCTCGACCCTCAGGGACGGGAAACGTTGGCAGTCATGGGATGTTACGGCATCGGCGTGGGCCGGACGGCCGCCGCCGCCATCGAACAGCACCATGACGCCAAAGGGATCACCTGGCCGGTTCCGATCGCTCCGTTTCATGTCCACCTGCTTCCCTTGAGTCCGTCCGACCAGGTCTCCCGTCTTGCGCAATCACTGTATGATTCGCTGGTCGCCGCCGGCGTCGAGGTGCTCTGGGACGATCGGGACGAACGAGCCGGCGTCAAATTCAACGACGCGGATCTGATCGGCGCGCCTTTTCAGCTTCTCGTGGGCGACAAAGGATTGGCTCAGGGCACGGTGGAACTGAAGGAGCGCCGGACCGGCGCCGTGACCAAGATCGCTCCGGATCAGGTCCTCTCCAAGATACAAGCACTCCTCTCGGACACCTCCGGCGGCGCGTAA
- the rseP gene encoding RIP metalloprotease RseP gives MVAAFTWSPDTIWVLGQKVWWFLVVLGILVAFHELGHFLAARWVGVKVLKFSLGFGPKLFGRQVGETEYLVSAVPLGGYVKLFGEDETEALTPEDRKRSFAHQSLSGKVLIVAAGPGFNFILAYVIFFGWLSTGSPLFVPTFRDLSPDVEALLPGSPADRAGIKVGDRIIRVNERDISTRSELFDAVAKSRGKQLTLDVRRSGQIRTVLVTPEPVSGQEAGSEELAYRIGIEETAPLVTAVMHGSPAAQAGLKEGDRIVKIEDQEIHTWSQMTGLVKESPNRALRFEVLRDGARVSLIVTPAAEKATVNGQPVEIGKIGISGPGRSIIRAANPLTAVYHGLEATWGWTELTTIGLYKMIVGDISSKNIGGPLTIANISGEAASQGASSVVFLIAILSINLGVLNLLPIPVLDGGHLLFFGIEAILRKPLGERQRELAQQVGLLLLVGIMIFAFWNDLERLFYR, from the coding sequence GTGGTTGCCGCATTCACCTGGTCTCCGGACACCATCTGGGTTTTGGGTCAGAAGGTATGGTGGTTTTTGGTGGTGCTCGGAATATTGGTGGCCTTTCACGAACTGGGGCATTTCCTGGCCGCCCGGTGGGTCGGTGTGAAGGTGTTGAAATTCTCCCTGGGCTTCGGACCGAAACTGTTCGGACGCCAAGTGGGCGAAACCGAATACTTGGTGTCGGCGGTGCCCCTGGGCGGCTACGTCAAACTCTTCGGCGAAGACGAGACCGAAGCGCTCACGCCGGAGGACCGAAAGCGGTCGTTCGCACATCAATCGTTGTCCGGCAAAGTGTTGATCGTCGCCGCCGGGCCAGGGTTCAATTTCATCCTGGCCTATGTGATCTTTTTCGGTTGGCTGTCGACCGGTTCTCCCTTGTTCGTCCCCACGTTCCGCGACCTGAGCCCGGATGTCGAGGCGTTGCTGCCCGGTTCTCCCGCTGATCGAGCCGGGATCAAAGTGGGCGACCGGATCATCCGTGTCAACGAGCGGGATATCTCGACGCGCAGCGAGCTGTTCGACGCCGTCGCGAAGAGCCGCGGCAAGCAATTGACGCTGGACGTGCGACGGAGCGGTCAGATCAGGACGGTTCTCGTGACCCCTGAGCCGGTGTCCGGGCAGGAGGCGGGTTCGGAGGAGTTGGCGTATCGCATCGGCATCGAGGAGACCGCGCCTCTCGTGACCGCCGTGATGCACGGATCGCCGGCTGCGCAAGCCGGGCTCAAGGAAGGAGACCGGATCGTCAAGATCGAAGATCAGGAGATTCATACCTGGTCCCAGATGACCGGCCTCGTCAAGGAAAGCCCGAATCGGGCCCTCCGGTTCGAAGTCCTGCGGGACGGCGCCCGCGTCTCACTGATTGTGACGCCGGCCGCCGAGAAGGCCACGGTCAACGGTCAGCCGGTGGAAATCGGGAAGATCGGCATTTCGGGTCCCGGCCGTTCCATCATCCGCGCCGCCAATCCGTTGACGGCGGTGTATCATGGGCTGGAGGCGACATGGGGCTGGACCGAACTCACGACCATCGGGCTTTACAAGATGATCGTTGGAGACATTTCCAGCAAGAACATCGGAGGGCCGCTTACCATCGCCAACATTTCCGGCGAAGCGGCTTCGCAAGGCGCGTCCAGCGTGGTCTTCCTGATCGCGATCCTGAGCATCAACCTTGGGGTGCTGAATCTGCTCCCGATTCCCGTTTTGGACGGCGGGCACTTGCTGTTTTTCGGTATCGAGGCGATCCTCCGCAAACCGCTGGGCGAGCGGCAGCGTGAACTTGCCCAGCAAGTCGGCTTGCTTCTCCTTGTCGGCATCATGATCTTCGCGTTCTGGAACGACCTGGAACGGTTGTTCTACCGATAA
- a CDS encoding 1-deoxy-D-xylulose-5-phosphate reductoisomerase translates to MKKIVILGSTGSIGTNTLDIVDRFPGEFQVVGLTAGANDEKLEEQIRRYKPAFVALSNTSAAAKLRDRCRDLSVDILSGMDGVAEVARTPDAELVISAIVGGAGLVPTLAAIRSGKHVALANKEPMVMAGKLMQEEARKHGVRIFPVDSEHSAIFQSLEGHRREDVRRLILTASGGPLWDFSRAQLQDVKPERALQHPNWKMGAKITIDSATLMNKGLEVVEARWLFDIAASRIDVLIHRESIVHSLVEYEDRSIIAQLGLPDMRTPISYAMRYPERMPLDLPSLDLAAIGKLTFFTPDHDRFPCLNLGYEALRIGGTMPATLNAANEVAVEAYLQEGIRFTDIAEVIRSTMEAHAPREVESISDALEADRWAREKAEALVHALAR, encoded by the coding sequence ATGAAAAAAATCGTGATTCTCGGATCGACGGGATCGATCGGGACGAATACGCTGGATATTGTCGACCGATTTCCCGGCGAATTTCAGGTCGTCGGCCTCACGGCCGGTGCGAATGACGAAAAACTCGAGGAACAGATCCGCCGCTACAAGCCGGCCTTCGTCGCTCTGTCGAACACATCGGCGGCCGCGAAATTGCGCGACCGGTGTCGAGACCTCTCCGTGGACATCCTCTCCGGCATGGACGGCGTCGCGGAAGTCGCACGGACGCCGGACGCCGAACTGGTCATTTCCGCGATCGTCGGCGGAGCAGGGCTGGTCCCGACTCTGGCCGCCATCCGCTCCGGCAAGCATGTCGCCCTGGCGAACAAAGAACCGATGGTCATGGCCGGGAAACTCATGCAGGAAGAAGCGCGCAAGCACGGCGTGCGGATCTTCCCGGTGGACAGCGAACATAGCGCGATTTTCCAGTCCCTCGAGGGCCATCGTCGCGAGGATGTCCGGCGCCTCATTCTGACGGCCTCCGGCGGGCCTCTGTGGGACTTTTCCCGCGCGCAACTGCAGGACGTGAAACCGGAACGGGCGCTGCAGCATCCCAACTGGAAGATGGGAGCCAAAATCACGATCGATTCGGCCACCCTGATGAACAAGGGACTCGAAGTGGTCGAAGCCCGCTGGCTGTTCGATATCGCGGCCTCGCGGATCGACGTGCTGATCCATCGGGAAAGCATCGTCCATTCTCTGGTAGAATATGAAGACCGATCCATCATCGCCCAGCTTGGATTGCCCGACATGCGCACCCCTATTTCGTACGCCATGCGCTATCCCGAACGCATGCCGCTCGATTTGCCGTCATTGGATCTGGCGGCGATCGGCAAGCTGACCTTCTTTACGCCGGATCATGACCGGTTTCCCTGCCTGAATCTGGGCTATGAGGCCTTGCGCATCGGCGGCACGATGCCGGCGACGCTGAACGCCGCCAATGAGGTTGCCGTGGAGGCGTATTTGCAGGAAGGCATCCGTTTCACGGACATCGCCGAGGTGATCCGGAGCACCATGGAAGCCCACGCGCCTCGGGAGGTCGAGTCGATTAGCGACGCTCTCGAAGCCGACCGCTGGGCCAGAGAGAAAGCCGAAGCGCTGGTGCACGCGTTGGCGCGCTGA
- a CDS encoding phosphatidate cytidylyltransferase, translating to MKQGAVECGAEGQQPVGTLPSTPRRLDIRRVYPALIFAPLFYLLVRYLPPSAFFILILAASVLATGEFYRLHFRAEHGTVPILFGLGATALLLTSMQWPGLVSEQTALLLTVVGSLLLPLFSRRDASRALTDSTVLAFGVLYVGFTLGHLLRTRALEGGEFLVFFVVLTTWAGDTGAYYVGTLFGRRKLTPTISPNKTVEGLVGGFACSVLTAFAARAWFLPSFTTVDCVALGLLLAAVGLAGDLAESAMKRSAGVKDSGGLLPGHGGMLDRLDSLLFTAPAFYYYVTLVKG from the coding sequence GTGAAACAGGGAGCCGTGGAGTGCGGAGCGGAAGGCCAGCAGCCTGTCGGAACTCTGCCTTCGACACCCAGACGGCTGGACATCCGCCGCGTCTATCCGGCGCTGATTTTCGCTCCGCTTTTTTACCTTCTGGTCCGGTATCTCCCGCCTTCCGCTTTCTTCATCCTCATCCTGGCCGCCAGCGTGTTGGCGACTGGCGAATTCTACCGGCTGCACTTCCGAGCCGAGCACGGGACGGTCCCGATCCTGTTCGGGCTTGGAGCGACCGCCCTGCTGCTCACGAGCATGCAGTGGCCGGGCCTGGTCTCGGAACAGACCGCGCTCCTGCTCACGGTGGTCGGCTCGCTGCTGCTTCCCCTGTTTTCCCGACGGGACGCGAGCCGGGCGCTGACGGACAGCACCGTCTTGGCATTCGGGGTGCTGTACGTCGGGTTCACCCTGGGCCATCTGCTCCGAACCCGCGCGCTGGAAGGCGGCGAGTTCCTCGTCTTCTTCGTCGTCCTGACCACGTGGGCCGGGGACACGGGAGCCTATTACGTCGGCACGCTTTTCGGTCGGAGAAAATTGACGCCGACGATCAGCCCGAACAAGACCGTCGAAGGCCTGGTCGGAGGGTTCGCGTGTTCCGTCCTGACGGCGTTTGCAGCCCGTGCGTGGTTTCTTCCCTCTTTTACAACGGTCGATTGTGTCGCGCTCGGGCTGCTTTTGGCCGCCGTGGGGTTGGCGGGAGACCTGGCGGAATCGGCGATGAAGCGCAGCGCAGGCGTCAAGGATTCCGGGGGGCTGCTCCCCGGACACGGCGGAATGCTCGACCGGCTCGATAGCCTATTGTTTACGGCTCCGGCGTTCTACTACTATGTGACCCTAGTCAAAGGATAG
- a CDS encoding isoprenyl transferase, which translates to MTKSTALDTEQLSEGELLSRLDPDLLPKHVAVIMDGNGRWAELRGLPRIAGHREGIKSVREVITLCLELGIHALTIYAFSQENWNRPPQEIDALMELLEHYLATERSSLVEQGVRFRTIGRVAALPSSALHWVRTTEQETAHLDKLILTVALSYGGRSEIVDAVSRIVRECQRGALRPEDIDEALFQRYLSTSDLPDPDLLIRTSGEMRISNFLLWQLAYTELYFTPTLWPDFRRREALLALLDYQRRDRRFGRVFSAVSPQIGL; encoded by the coding sequence ATGACGAAAAGCACCGCTCTCGATACGGAACAACTCTCCGAAGGCGAGTTGCTCTCGCGGCTGGATCCGGATCTCCTTCCCAAGCATGTCGCCGTCATCATGGACGGGAACGGCCGTTGGGCCGAACTTCGTGGATTGCCTCGCATCGCGGGACACCGGGAAGGCATCAAATCGGTTCGCGAAGTCATCACTCTGTGCCTGGAACTGGGCATCCACGCGCTCACCATCTACGCCTTTTCCCAGGAGAACTGGAACCGCCCGCCGCAGGAGATCGATGCGTTGATGGAATTATTGGAGCACTATCTGGCGACGGAGCGATCGAGCCTCGTGGAACAGGGTGTCCGGTTCCGCACCATCGGGCGCGTCGCCGCTCTGCCTTCGTCCGCCCTGCATTGGGTCCGCACGACGGAGCAGGAAACCGCTCATCTCGACAAACTGATCCTGACGGTGGCACTCAGTTATGGAGGCCGATCTGAAATCGTCGACGCAGTCTCTCGGATCGTCCGCGAGTGTCAGCGCGGGGCTCTGCGTCCGGAAGACATCGACGAGGCCCTGTTTCAGCGTTACCTGTCCACGAGCGACTTACCTGATCCGGATTTGTTGATTCGCACGAGCGGCGAAATGCGGATCAGCAATTTCCTCCTCTGGCAACTCGCCTACACCGAACTGTACTTTACGCCGACGCTGTGGCCGGACTTCCGGCGGCGTGAAGCGCTCCTGGCGCTGTTGGACTATCAACGCCGGGATCGCCGGTTCGGTCGCGTGTTTAGCGCCGTTTCTCCTCAGATCGGATTGTGA
- the tldD gene encoding metalloprotease TldD has product MAVEHTVELACFGVTDREIQQVLGRMKVRDVDYADLYFESRQSESVSLEEGIVKRAAKSVSRGVGLRAIAGEKTGFAYSDELTRRDLEIAADAARYIAASPQGTDSLPVTHRERPPHDLYRVEREAVEVATKDRVALLNEIDAEARRYDPRIKNVIASFNTEYKVVVVATSEGRLVGDVQPLSRLQVTCIAEENGNRQVGTFGGGGRIGFEWYREGNRHLQYAREAARQAILNLGAVDAPAGVMPVVLAGGWPGILLHEAVGHGLEADFNRKKTSAFSNLIGKRVASEVCTVVDDGTLPFRRGSLNMDDEGTPTSRTVLIEKGILRGYITDRLNARLMGIPLTGNGRRESYQSVVLPRMTNTFMLAGEFDPQDIIRSVKRGLYAVSFGGGQVDITNGKFVFSASEAYLIEDGRITKPVKGATLIGNGPEILTKVSMVGRDLKLDEGIGTCGKEGQSVPVGVGLPTIRIDEITVGGTRA; this is encoded by the coding sequence ATGGCCGTCGAGCATACCGTCGAACTCGCCTGTTTCGGTGTAACCGACCGGGAAATTCAACAGGTCCTCGGACGGATGAAGGTCCGGGACGTGGATTACGCCGACCTCTATTTTGAATCGAGACAATCGGAATCGGTCTCTCTGGAAGAAGGCATCGTCAAGCGGGCGGCCAAGAGCGTCTCTCGAGGAGTCGGTCTCAGGGCGATCGCCGGAGAAAAAACGGGGTTTGCATACTCCGACGAGTTGACCCGCCGGGATCTGGAGATCGCGGCCGACGCGGCCCGCTATATCGCAGCCTCGCCCCAAGGAACCGACTCCCTGCCGGTGACCCACCGCGAACGCCCGCCGCACGACTTGTATCGGGTCGAACGCGAAGCCGTCGAAGTAGCGACGAAGGACCGGGTGGCGCTTCTCAACGAGATCGATGCGGAAGCCCGCCGGTACGATCCGCGGATCAAGAACGTCATCGCATCCTTCAACACGGAGTACAAAGTCGTGGTCGTGGCGACCTCGGAGGGCCGTCTGGTCGGCGATGTCCAGCCGCTGTCCCGCCTGCAGGTCACCTGCATTGCGGAAGAGAACGGCAACCGCCAGGTCGGGACCTTCGGCGGCGGAGGGCGCATCGGGTTTGAATGGTATCGGGAGGGCAACCGCCACCTGCAGTACGCCAGAGAAGCGGCGCGCCAGGCGATCCTGAACCTCGGCGCGGTGGACGCGCCGGCCGGCGTGATGCCGGTGGTGCTGGCGGGGGGCTGGCCCGGCATTCTATTGCACGAAGCGGTCGGCCATGGGCTGGAGGCGGATTTCAATCGCAAGAAGACCTCCGCTTTCTCCAATCTGATCGGCAAGCGGGTGGCCTCGGAAGTTTGCACGGTCGTCGACGACGGCACCTTGCCGTTCCGCCGCGGTTCGCTGAACATGGACGACGAGGGGACGCCGACGAGCCGCACGGTCTTGATCGAAAAAGGGATTCTTCGCGGCTATATCACCGATCGGCTGAATGCGCGGTTGATGGGCATCCCGCTGACCGGCAACGGGCGGCGGGAAAGCTATCAAAGCGTCGTCCTGCCGCGCATGACGAATACCTTCATGTTGGCGGGTGAGTTCGATCCGCAGGACATCATCCGGTCGGTCAAGCGCGGCCTCTACGCCGTGTCGTTCGGCGGCGGCCAGGTGGACATCACGAACGGCAAGTTCGTGTTCTCCGCCAGCGAGGCCTATCTCATCGAAGACGGCAGGATCACGAAACCGGTCAAAGGCGCGACGCTGATCGGGAACGGTCCGGAGATTCTGACCAAGGTCTCGATGGTGGGACGCGATCTCAAGCTCGACGAGGGTATCGGCACCTGCGGCAAAGAAGGCCAGTCGGTGCCGGTGGGGGTCGGCCTGCCGACCATTCGGATCGACGAGATCACGGTGGGGGGGACGAGGGCGTGA